In a single window of the Streptomyces cinnabarinus genome:
- the snpA gene encoding snapalysin, whose translation MSISLSLSARSAAAVAVSLAALGLATAAPATAAPAPIPAPHAGYTGTAAEAAANRAFFQAVLESVAEKRAANPSSTAAVTVVYDASRAPTFSAQIARSTQIWNSSVSNVRLQQGSNADFRYYEGNDSRGSYASTDGHGRGYIFLDYRQNQQYDSTRVTSHETGHVLGLPDHYSGPCSELMSGGGPGTSCRNANPNANERARVNQLWANGLAAAMDKALEKSGR comes from the coding sequence ATGAGTATCTCCCTTTCCCTGTCAGCGCGTTCGGCCGCGGCCGTCGCCGTCAGTCTGGCGGCCCTGGGGCTGGCCACCGCGGCCCCGGCGACCGCGGCACCCGCCCCGATCCCCGCCCCGCACGCCGGGTACACCGGCACCGCCGCCGAGGCCGCCGCCAACCGGGCCTTCTTCCAGGCCGTCCTGGAGTCGGTCGCCGAGAAGCGCGCGGCGAACCCGAGCAGCACCGCCGCGGTCACCGTCGTCTACGACGCCTCGCGTGCGCCCACGTTCAGCGCCCAGATAGCCCGCTCCACCCAGATCTGGAACAGCTCGGTGTCCAACGTCCGGCTCCAGCAGGGCTCCAACGCCGACTTCAGGTATTACGAGGGAAATGACTCGCGCGGCTCGTACGCCTCGACGGACGGGCACGGCCGGGGCTACATCTTCCTCGACTACCGGCAGAACCAGCAGTACGACTCCACCCGCGTCACCTCCCACGAGACCGGTCATGTCCTCGGTCTGCCCGACCACTACTCGGGCCCGTGCAGCGAGCTGATGTCGGGCGGCGGTCCGGGCACGTCGTGCCGCAACGCCAACCCGAACGCGAATGAGCGGGCCCGGGTGAACCAGCTGTGGGCGAACGGTCTCGCGGCCGCGATGGACAAGGCTCTGGAGAAGTCGGGTCGTTGA